AATTATATCTTGTGTAGAAACGTACATGTATCATGCATGTGATCATTAATTGTTCATTTTCTCTTTCCATTCTAAAGTGATCATTAAATGTCCATATGAAGCATATATTAGCAATAATTCTGTCCTAATAAAACATTCTAGTACTAATACAAGTGCACACATGTCAGCGTGATCCGACAGTTTATAGGCAAGGTGCGGTGCTGAGGCACCTATGTGCCCCAAACGATCATTCTacatatagaaactctattcctcacccagggtgacgaatagcgcgacccatagaaactctattcatcacccagagtgtagattaaataaataaataaattcatcatCCATGGTAATTTTACAACCATttaataaataaattaaatttaaAATGCAAATAGGTACGTTTATATTGATTCACTATGAaaaatttgacataagaaaacaaaaatataggtcataagaccagaaaaatcacattttatgtataatttacactattttttatgtttgtaaatttacgtgatataaaatatttttaatgatgactatgtatttttttacggtctctttttacgtatgagataagattaaaatttcggaaacgtaaaattacggtgtatTGATGTGAAAATAAAGGGGGGTGGATAATAATTATTGCTCACCTAGGGTGAcaaatagcgcgaccctatatataggacgaccgtttggggcacctaggtgcccaggcTCCTAACCTAGATGCCGTTGGATCATACTTGATTTCGCTATTAAGATTGGTTtaaattttgcatgcatgcatgctttatTACTTTCCTATTTGTTTGCATTCTTAATTGATACGTGCCATTAATTCTCCTTTTATGATAAAAAATCATAATTAATTATTAATCATACTTGTTGTCATGTATGGTAGCATGTACAACGTCAGCGCGTATGTATTTTTATTGGATATAACATTAACATATGCGTCTTTTCATTTTGTACAACACCAATACATGTATATTTTCATTAGATATAATACTCACTAACTTGTATACATATCGCGAATACATGCATGTATCATTTATTAAACGGTGTGTCATTTATGGATATATattaaaataaaattaaaatcaaGTATTATATTTATGTGTATATTTTTATTGGGTATAACACTAACACGTGCATATTCATTTCTATATTCACATTGAGGTATGTATATTCATGTGTATATTTATGTGTACATTCACATCGAGGTATGAATATTTCTATGTATATTTTCATTGAGTATAGCAGCAAAACATATTTATTAAAATGTATGATATTTATGTGTATATTTTTATTGTGTATAACACCGACATATACATATTTTCATTTAATATAATACCCAGTAACACGTATCACAGTCTACGTGAAAATGTCAGATACATGTACACATATATGAACTAATGTATAAATGTTCAGACTATTTTTGTTTTGGAAAGCAATCACCATTTAATATATTTAAACATGCAAACAAAATATGGAAAGACATTATTTTGTCGATTCAATGACATGCACTAATAAATATGACTTGCCATAACTGACCTAGGTGCCCAGGCACTTAGGTGCCCcaaacattatatatatatatatatatatatatatataggaaaagtaCTTCCTACCACCCAGGGGTATATATATATTCATCATCCAGGGTGTAGATTACATTATTCTTCATCCAAGCTAATTTTACGatcatttcataaataaattaaatttgaaatgtaaatagatacgtttatattgattcactacgaaaaaattgacataagaaaacaaaaatataggtcataagaccagaaataTCAcattttatatataatttatactacgtttttatgtttgtaattttaggtgacataaaatattttttacggtgactATGTATTTTTGTACGGTCACTTTTTACATATGAGATAAAGATTAAAATTTCAGAAACATAAATTtacggtgtattgatgtggaaatagagggggatgaagaataactattcctcaaccAGGTTGACGAATAGCTATTCCTcaaccagggtgacgaataggaggacagtaatatatatataatattgaTTGTTAAATAATTTGTTAAAATATATTagtatgagatctagttttaaagatttcgATCATCCAACAATGAAAACAGATCAAAATTTATAAACATGGTTCAAGAGATAAAATATGTTGAATGAAGAAAACATTAGGGACGCACTTTGAAGTGTGCCATCTTTTCATTGCTTCGTTATCTCATCTTTGTTGACGCGGACATGTTCAGAAGTGTTACAATTTGGACTGATATAATCATCTGATACATAGAGGGCGAGAGAAGATCTCACGCTTGCACATgttcagtttttctttttctttttaacacGCCTCGTAATCAGCAAAATGTCTCCTTTCATTGAAGGAGCATCGTCGAAAGCctaaaataaatttaaaaataatgtaactaccaatgccaagttcaagactTAAACCTTGATGGGCTATAAATATTACTGTCCTCCTACCGAAGAAAAATGCTAAAAGGTGTGCTTCGGTACGTCCCCCTCACAAAACGTAGAAGGGGAACGTATACCCACCTTGTATTGTATACTACAAGTTGTCGCACGTATGCAATATGAGGTGGGTATGTATACTACAGCATGTAGTGTATAAAATTATACAATACGAGGTGAGTATACGTTTCTCTTTCTACGTTTTTTAGGTGGGGGTGTACCGAACAAAAGTGTTGTTATAAAAAAAGCCATTGGAGAGCCCGAAATCACAAATTAAGGAGTATTTCTTTCACATATCATTCCCATCTTCCGTGGAGTGCCTCTCACAAAAGCAAATTCGTGCCTCtcataaaaaacagaaaacatattttgtttttgtttttgagaaGCAAGGTCGTACCTCTCACGAAAATAAAGTCGTGTCTCTCACGGAATCAAAATCGTGCCTCTTAtgaaaaaaaaacatgtttttttcgtTTTCAAGAGGTCGTGCCTCTCGTGCAAGAAAAAATTGTGTATTTAAGAAAATACATTTTTCCATGCAATGTTTTTTGTCCAAAAGCTATGAAAAACCGAAACACCGAAAACCTGAAAAAAAACCACCTAAAAAATCAAAAACGCATGCAAAAAAATTAAATATAATAAAATTCGAGGAAAACATTCAAAACACAAGATGTGACGACAACAAAAACGCGTCAAATGACAGCGCGTGAATGTAATCTTTGAAAGGCTTTGTAAAAAACACCCGTCAATTATTTGCTCTCTCAAGAGCGAGAACTTGTTAAGAACGCACCAAATGATAACGCGTGGAAGCGATTATTGAAAGGGTTTCGAAGAAACGCTCGCCAATTAGTTGCTATGAGAAGAGCCggaacttgttttgttttttataCAAGCCAGAACATGTCCATATGGTTCTCTGTCTGGTCTACCCCATCGGCCCATTTGAGCTTCCGGCCCACTCGAGTGATCCGAATATTTACCCtaagaaaaacaaaagcaaaataaTCCCAATCCGAGCTCTCCTCccctctcgccgccgccgccatgtccggttTCGTGCGGCGCCTCGCCGGCATCCCGTGGCGCCAGATCGCCGGGGAGGCCATCTCCGGCGGCCTGCTGGTCGCGCAGGGCCTCTGCGCCGTCCACGTCGTCAGCGAGCACGTCCTCGGCGTCGTCCTCGTACGcgccctccctcccctctcttccccccctccctccctctctctctctctctcgcgatGCACTGACGCGCTCTCTCGTCGCAGCCGCGGGGCCCCAGCATGCTGCCGGCGCTGAACATGGCGGGGGACGTGCTGCTGAGCGACAAGGTGAGCCCGCGGTACGGGCGGGTGGGGCCGGGGGACGTCGTGCTCCTCGTCTCCCCGGAGGACCCGCGCAAGGTCGTCATCAAGCGCGTGCTCGGCATGGAGGGCGACGCCGTCACCTACCCCGTCGACGCCGGCAACACCGACGCCTCCAAGACCGTCGTGGTGAGTCGAGCAGGCCGCTAGGCTAGAGCACCGGATTGGGTTGAATCTCACGGTGTCAACTCCGAAGCTATCACGAGCTTCCTTCACAAACTAGATTCGGTTTCCAAGAAATCGATGCTGTTATTCTGCAAACTAGATATGGTAGGCTCATGATTTCAGATTTCCTAGATTTGGTATCGGACCAGTATCAGAATTGGTGCTACAAGAATCGCTGATGGTGTTTTTGGATGAGGGGTATGATCGGATAGACGCCTGATGATGACTGTATGATTTTAGGTACCACAAGGTCATATTTGGGTGCAGGGTGACAATATTTACGCATCCAAGGACTCGAGACAGTTTGGACCGGTGCCTTACGGTCTCGTAAAAGGGAAGATGTCCTATCGGGTATGTTGACTAACTAACTTCTCTGTTTTGCTTCCTCCTTCTTATATAGCTTAGTAAAAGCCCGATGAAGCTTTGGTGTGGTTCTGTGCCCTGTTGTAAGATTTATACCTACAGTTTCAGTTGATTTGGCGTCTAAACATGTAACCAGTGATGGTGTTGAACTTCAATATTTGTGTAACTGGTTTTTAAACTGAAACTGTCATGTTATATTTTCATTACATGATGGGAATATTAGGGCAATTAATGGTACTATTTTATTGGCCAAAACAGAGTTTCAAGTGGTTCAGTGTCTTTGTATGTTTCCAGGTTTATTTACTATGGTCTGCAATATTGACCAAATTTGACTAATTATTATCATGTACAGCAGACATGTGCTGAGTCATATTATGAAAGTACTATTGATCTAGGCCCCAACATAATGAACAGTTAGGTAATTGAGTACTTTATGTTTTGGTTGATTTAGCAGCACTAAAGAAATTCTCCTTCCAGTTACGCGTGGGGGGGAAATATTGCCATTAATAATATCACAATTGTTATTTAATAAAATTTACCAGGAACACTGACGCCTGCTTAGATTTTTTTTAGATACCAAGCCATCCTCTGTCTATTAGGCCTTTTTCTAAGCTGGACAAAACTACCAGGATAAAACCAGAGATTAAATGAGTGCTTGTTTgaactggaaaattttattttatgagTTAACAATGTTATTTAGCTACTGCATTGTCTTTGTTGAAGACGCACTAGATATCAATGTAATTTCATTTGAAACTCATAAGCCATAAAATTTAATTTCGCATCATCTTGTAGTTGGAACAATGTTTAGTGTTTACTCACTCAAATTGAACTAAAatcacgacacttattttggaacgggggGACTACTTGTTTATGTTAGCAATCAGCAAACCTAAGGTTTAGGGGTCCGATTCCAGTTCCCGCAACTATTTTGTTAATGCATTAACCAAATGTGATATGCGGCAGCATCAACATGAGTATTGGGGGCCATCCTCCTTGGATATTGTCACTCGTGTTTTCTTGCTGGTCAAAGTGTGAGTACTGACAGGGTTTTTTCTTCTCAGATTTGGCCACCGACAAGGATTGGTTCGATTGATTCAAACTAGTAAGACACATGTAAATTGAATTCTTGTTACCTACTGGTTTCAAAATTCCTGATCATCCCTTTTTTGCACGTTAATTTACCTTTGCCATTTTTCCACAACCATCGAATTCAGGCCCCACATTAGTTGGTGCATCTTGATGCGTACCATTTGACGCTTCACAGTTTTGGTGCTTCACAATTTTGGTCCTTGCCTCCCCAGAAGCCACGTTCAGCGAATCTATGGCATGATTCAATTGTTGTGTCTCATGTTGTAACTTATGGTCTGTGATACTTGTAAAGTGAACTAACCTGATGAATGTACAAGTTCCAGGCATGGCTGATGGGCTATCATCTTGACGTTGAGATTGTAttaaacttgtcattctcctggaCCAAAGCTTGATCAGTTGTGCATTGTAACATTTTCTTATTATCAAGGCCATTTTAGGCCAGATGAATTGTGTTATCGGTGAGTGTTATGGTGGATGAGTGATTATTCAAGTTGAAGCCATTTGAGCAGAGCCAAGTTACTTTGGAAGAAAAAAGGCCAGTGAACAATGGCAGTATGCGTCAGATTCCTTTCCCTATTTCATATAGTGGAACACGGTAAAATTCCGTATTGCATTTTTCAGGCCATGTGAAGCATCATTCTAATTTGTTAAATATTTGAATCTAAAATCTGCCAACACATGTACTCGAGCACTCCCTGGTAACATGGTGAGATTATCGCCAAAATTGCACCATTGCTGAGTTTGTTGCCAGGAATTTCTGAACCCGTTTTCGGCGTAGACTGGTAGGTGATTTAACTACATAAGCACACCCGGTAAAGACCTATTTTTTCCAGTTAGTCAATCTTGGTAGTAGTACATAGTAGCAATCTCTGTTCGTACAAGCTAAATAAAACCTATGCTCTGTTCGACGTATTTTTCTGGTTTTTCATTTCGACCCGAACTACAAAGAATTAGACAAAAAAAGGCGAGAGAAACAAGCGCACTGCTTactacacacacaaacacacactgaGATGGCGAAACCGACACGATCATCACCATCACGGCCGGTTACCGCGCAAGCCATTTCTGAGTTCGGAGAGCTGCAGCTCAGCTGTGCTCCGACGGGTCCGCCGTCCAGTACGTCTTGACCGCCACCAGGACCTTCTCCGGGTTGAAGGGCCCGTCCTCGTGGTCCAGGATGCGGCTGTCCCACCGCATCCGATTGCCGATGGCCTGGACCTTGGTGAGCACGTCGACCGTGTCGCGGATGATCGCCGTGCCCTCGGGCCTCAGTATCCTGTCCATCTCCAGGAGGATGTCGGTTATGTCGCACCTGCAAAGTTCACCAAGAATGTCAGTTATTTTGCTTAGGGTCTGCGCTCTAATACTAAGTTTGCTACAGTCTTAGCTCGACAGTTGCTGGCAATAATGGTCTCAGATCTGCATATAAGTTCTTGCATTTAAACCATGATCTCATGTTACAAGGACACTAGTATAAACAGCAAAACTATACTGTGAGACCATAGCCGTGAGCAAAGTAATTGCCTGCCAAGGACAAAAGGACCATGCCACTGTTTGTTTCCATTTATTACTAGGTTGTGCTCCTGttcattttctcttttaaagtatataattttctttttaATTATATCACTTAATGTGCGGTGAACATGGTTCTGATTATCTCTCTGGCAATATTTACTTTCAGTTCCTCTCTACATGGGATGGAAAATGATACAGAGCGACTACTAAAATATCTTCTCAGAATCAGTAACAGACTCCACAACATAACTAAAACACACTTTGTAATGGCACCGTGATGGATCAATAGAGTAAACGCAAATGAAACTGATCAAGGATCACTAATAACTAAAATAGATACCGAGACATGCATGTTTCCTTACCTGTCCTGGTAGATGCTGAACAAACTGTCGGCGTGCAAAAGGTCGTAGGTTCTCGGATACGTCGAGAAGGCTTCACACCAGTCCTGGTAAGTGCCGATGAACCCTCGCTCGTAAATTGCTCCGAGGGTGTCTTTGTCTGAATTGACCGGGACGACGTTCATCACCCACACGGGGTACTTAACCAGGGAAGCGGCGAAACCGCCCAAGTTCGCGTTCATGTCCATCACATTCCTGTACCGCCCCTGTGCTATGGGTGTCGTGCGTTTGTAGTACGTCAACCTCTTCTCCCACAACTTCATGTCCTCCTCAAACTTGTTTGCATCTATCCCCGGAATCGTGCCCCTCTTAACCCTTGGGGGCACCGTGAATGCCCTCTTTGGCCATCTCGCAACCTCTCCGCCAGCGATCGATCCCTGATTGCTTACTTCAGGCAATGGAGTAAGGCAGGATTCCATCTTCTTGTACCTATACAAAACAGTATGATAAAAAATTCAGAGCAAGACAGACAGATAATTACCAACGGTATGATAAAAGTTCAAGAAGCAACTTAATACCAGGCAGCATCAGGGTTGTCACTCTTGCAGATATGGGGTATCTTATACTTCTTTTTTACGTCGGCACACTCAAGGTGGTTCTTGGGCTTCTGCCAGATGGAGAGATCCTCCTTCTCGGCCACCTTATTCCAGCAAAGGCTCCTCGCAACATCCTCAATCTTGTCTTGCTCCCGCTTGAGGTCTTCCTCGGTCCTCTGCCACCCATTGTGGTGTGTCCTCCAGTTGATTGGAGGGCCCGAGTGAATCCAGTAGCCCCCTGGCCTTAGAATTCTGTCGATCTCGGCAAGGTACAGTCCATCTAACGATTTTTTATTTATAACTTCAGTCAAACAGGCAGTTCACTTTTACACAAGAACAGCTTGAAAAAGCTAAGGATAAGCTATATATTGAAGAAATTTCAGATGTATGAAGTGCTCACCATGTCCTCCCCAAGGAATCAGACAACGTGAACAATGAGCCAAATCAAATGCCCTAGATGGATAAGGCAACCGTAGTGATCCCATAACCCCGAGGATGGCAGGTACGCCGCGTTCCAGTGCAAATTGCACCTGAGCTTCGTGTGTGTCCCTCGGTGCAAACGACATGGCAATGATGTCCCTCTTCAGCAAGTAAGCCCCAAAGCTAGCAACCTTCAATAACACAAAAGCATCAGCATCATAACGACATACATAAACCCTGAAGTCTAGAAGATTTCTCCAACAACATATTTCTTCTCTTACCCCGCAGCCTGTGTCGATCGCCGTCCTGATCCTCCCATCTGATAATGAGATGAGTTTACTGATCTCATCAATGTAAGCATCAGCACCATGTGGAAACATAGTGCCACCGCCGGGGAACCGGAACTTGTTTCCTTCCACTCGGATCCAGTTCTGCACGGCCTTCTCAATGCTGAGCTCCTTGTGAGGGATATTGTCAAACCAAGCAAAGTCCCTGCTCTCCGGCCACCTGAAGGGGTTCTTGTACTTTGGTGGCGCTGGAATGAGGCATCGGATCTGCTCGTCCTTTCCAGGGCAGTGCCTCTCACGGTATATCAGCATATCACGGTCGAACAGGCGGCCACGTTTCCGGTCCTCGCATGGCGTGTACTCACTCTGATTGAGCGGGCATGCAGGGAACTGCTGCAACACGGACTCAGTGCTACTGAGGTTCAGCTGGTGGTGCGCATCAAAATCGAGTACATTCTCAGACGCAGACGCAAAGGACGGCACCGAGCTGTCTCTCCGCGCCACGGGATCACAGTCAACTCGGCTGATTGCCGAATCACTGACAGGATTCGGCATGGTGGTGTTCTGCCATGCGCCGAGCACGTAGAAGGCAACACAGAGAGCGCTCACCACAAGTATGTAGGTGAGACGCtgcttcttggattcttgcaGATGCTGGGCTTTAGGAGATGCTGGGTAATCTTTAGCCATGGCTCCTGCAAATTTGGAGAATGAGCGAGTGTTAGTACAGTGTGAGCATTTAGAGAAAACGCACTGACTATTAGAGACAAAGCAGACAAGTATTGTGAACATTAAGTCATGGTCGTTTGCGCTGAAACAATTAAAGCAAACAACTCAGTTACTAGAGGACGGTAAAACACGTGCACGCGCACACACACAGCAGTCATTTACATCTGTGTGCTAAGGAATAAGGACATGAAATTACCCAACACAGACAATGAAAATGGATGTGTTACCACAGTAATTACAGTTCTAAGCAAAGGGAGCTACagttaacatcatcaggcattgtAACAGAACATAGGCGCAAATTACAAAGGCTGACAGATCATAGGaacaaaaaaaaattagagaAGGCGAAATTTACACCGACCTAAAAAGCAGAAACACAAGTCCTCAGTAGGTGTAAGAGAAGTGTACTAGTGCTGTAAGCAAACCTAAAACCCCGACTACTGGACACAGTGAATCATATGGTCATTTGAACTGTGAAAGGAGTTCCACAATTTGACAGTAAATGATGGAAAGGGCTCAAATGCTAGTACAAAAACAAACTTGAAAGATGATCAACAACAGCCGCAGAAATACAATTGAAATTGCAATGAACCgtgaagcaaaattcaaggaaaaGAGGAAATTCAGAACATGAGAGACAAAGCTCTGTTTTCCTGACAGAACATACATAGACAGAAAATTGTGAGAAATAACAGTATTGCATTGCATTGCAGGGCAGAAGATTACACCGGCTTAAATATATGTGCACacaaaaaaaaatcagtaaaatcTGTGAAGGGGAGCGTGTATGAGTAAATTTTTGGCGTGAATACGACACAGGCAGGCAAGTGCATGAATTGTAGCAGGAGATTGGG
This genomic stretch from Hordeum vulgare subsp. vulgare chromosome 6H, MorexV3_pseudomolecules_assembly, whole genome shotgun sequence harbors:
- the LOC123403806 gene encoding mitochondrial inner membrane protease subunit 1 isoform X1, which codes for MSGFVRRLAGIPWRQIAGEAISGGLLVAQGLCAVHVVSEHVLGVVLPRGPSMLPALNMAGDVLLSDKVSPRYGRVGPGDVVLLVSPEDPRKVVIKRVLGMEGDAVTYPVDAGNTDASKTVVVPQGHIWVQGDNIYASKDSRQFGPVPYGLVKGKMSYRIWPPTRIGSIDSN
- the LOC123403805 gene encoding probable methyltransferase PMT17, with amino-acid sequence MAKDYPASPKAQHLQESKKQRLTYILVVSALCVAFYVLGAWQNTTMPNPVSDSAISRVDCDPVARRDSSVPSFASASENVLDFDAHHQLNLSSTESVLQQFPACPLNQSEYTPCEDRKRGRLFDRDMLIYRERHCPGKDEQIRCLIPAPPKYKNPFRWPESRDFAWFDNIPHKELSIEKAVQNWIRVEGNKFRFPGGGTMFPHGADAYIDEISKLISLSDGRIRTAIDTGCGVASFGAYLLKRDIIAMSFAPRDTHEAQVQFALERGVPAILGVMGSLRLPYPSRAFDLAHCSRCLIPWGGHDGLYLAEIDRILRPGGYWIHSGPPINWRTHHNGWQRTEEDLKREQDKIEDVARSLCWNKVAEKEDLSIWQKPKNHLECADVKKKYKIPHICKSDNPDAAWYKKMESCLTPLPEVSNQGSIAGGEVARWPKRAFTVPPRVKRGTIPGIDANKFEEDMKLWEKRLTYYKRTTPIAQGRYRNVMDMNANLGGFAASLVKYPVWVMNVVPVNSDKDTLGAIYERGFIGTYQDWCEAFSTYPRTYDLLHADSLFSIYQDRCDITDILLEMDRILRPEGTAIIRDTVDVLTKVQAIGNRMRWDSRILDHEDGPFNPEKVLVAVKTYWTADPSEHS
- the LOC123403806 gene encoding mitochondrial inner membrane protease subunit 1 isoform X2; its protein translation is MSGFVRRLAGIPWRQIAGEAISGGLLVAQGLCAVHVVSEHVLGVVLPRGPSMLPALNMAGDVLLSDKVSPRYGRVGPGDVVLLVSPEDPRKVVIKRVLGMEGDAVTYPVDAGNTDASKTVVVPQGHIWVQGDNIYASKDSRQFGPVPYGLVKGKMSYRIWPPTRIGSIDSN